The following are encoded in a window of bacterium SCSIO 12643 genomic DNA:
- the queA gene encoding tRNA preQ1(34) S-adenosylmethionine ribosyltransferase-isomerase QueA, protein MKLTKFKIDIPDELIAQYPAPERDESRLMVLHRDTGEIEHKTFKDIVDYFGEGDVMIMNDSKVFPARLYGNKEKTGARIEVFLLRELNAESRLWDVLVDPARKIRIGNKLYFGENDDLVAEVIDNTTSRGRTLRFLFDGDYKEFKELIFQMGETPLPDYIKREVEPEDVDRYQTIFAKNEGAVAPSSAGLHFSRNLMKRLELHGVDYTFLTINTSLGSFRQVEVEDLTKHKMDSEKLIVPETTAERVNRAINEKKRVCAVGTSVLRSLETTVSTDGYLKPFDGWSNKFLFPPHEFSVANSLITNFHNSHSTLLMAVAAFGDYDYVRHAYDVAIKEKYRFQAYGDAMLII, encoded by the coding sequence ATGAAATTAACAAAGTTCAAGATTGATATTCCGGATGAGTTAATTGCTCAATATCCAGCACCAGAAAGAGATGAATCCAGATTAATGGTTTTGCATCGTGATACCGGTGAAATCGAGCACAAAACCTTCAAAGATATCGTGGATTATTTTGGTGAAGGTGATGTGATGATCATGAATGATTCTAAGGTTTTTCCTGCCAGATTGTATGGTAACAAAGAAAAAACCGGAGCAAGAATTGAAGTTTTCTTACTACGCGAATTAAATGCCGAGAGCAGATTATGGGATGTTTTAGTAGATCCTGCACGTAAAATCCGTATCGGTAATAAATTATACTTCGGTGAAAATGATGATTTAGTTGCTGAGGTAATTGATAACACCACTTCAAGAGGAAGAACTTTAAGGTTCTTATTTGATGGTGATTATAAAGAATTCAAAGAACTTATTTTCCAAATGGGAGAAACTCCGCTTCCTGATTATATCAAGCGTGAAGTTGAACCTGAGGATGTAGATAGATACCAAACTATTTTCGCTAAAAACGAAGGCGCAGTAGCTCCTTCATCTGCTGGATTACACTTTAGCCGTAATTTGATGAAGCGTCTGGAATTACATGGTGTAGATTACACTTTCCTTACGATCAATACCAGTTTAGGCAGTTTCCGTCAGGTTGAGGTAGAAGACTTGACGAAACACAAAATGGATAGCGAAAAACTAATCGTTCCGGAAACAACGGCAGAGCGCGTAAATCGTGCGATCAACGAAAAGAAGCGTGTTTGTGCAGTTGGAACTTCTGTTTTACGTAGTTTGGAAACCACAGTTTCTACAGATGGTTATTTAAAACCATTTGATGGCTGGTCAAACAAGTTTTTGTTCCCTCCACATGAGTTTTCTGTAGCAAATTCTTTGATCACTAATTTCCACAATTCGCACTCCACACTATTGATGGCTGTTGCGGCATTTGGAGATTATGATTACGTACGTCATGCTTATGATGTAGCAATCAAAGAAAAATACAGATTCCAGGCGTATGGAGACGCCATGCTTATCATCTAA
- a CDS encoding undecaprenyl-diphosphate phosphatase, with product MSILEALVLGIIQGLTEFLPVSSSGHLELVKALFGDSSLPKESMAFTILLHGATALSTIVVYRKDILEIISGLFSTEWNEEKIFSVKIILSMIPAAVIGVLFNDQLEIMFSGQVLAVGFLLLLTGGLLLLADRAKATEKPVTFLSSIIIGISQAIAILPGISRSGATISTAVILGIDKEKAARFSFLMVVPLILGKMAKDILDGGTDFGTLSIPVLSIGFFAAFISGVLACTWMISLVKRSQLKYFAYYCFVVGLIAIGINLI from the coding sequence ATGAGCATATTAGAAGCATTAGTTCTTGGAATCATCCAGGGACTCACTGAGTTTTTGCCCGTAAGCAGTAGTGGGCATTTAGAATTGGTAAAAGCACTCTTTGGAGATTCAAGTCTACCTAAAGAAAGTATGGCTTTTACGATTTTACTTCATGGCGCAACTGCATTAAGCACCATTGTTGTTTATCGTAAAGATATTTTGGAAATCATCTCTGGTCTGTTCTCAACGGAATGGAATGAAGAGAAGATTTTTTCCGTGAAAATTATTTTATCCATGATCCCTGCCGCAGTGATTGGTGTATTATTTAATGATCAATTGGAAATTATGTTTAGTGGTCAGGTCTTGGCTGTAGGTTTTTTGCTTTTACTAACGGGAGGACTTCTGCTTCTTGCAGATCGTGCTAAAGCGACAGAAAAACCGGTGACATTCTTATCCTCAATCATTATAGGAATCTCACAAGCTATCGCTATACTTCCTGGAATTTCAAGGTCAGGAGCCACTATATCTACAGCCGTTATTTTAGGAATTGATAAAGAAAAAGCAGCACGTTTTTCTTTCTTAATGGTTGTTCCATTGATTTTGGGAAAGATGGCGAAAGACATTCTGGATGGAGGAACCGATTTCGGAACGCTTTCCATTCCTGTATTGTCTATCGGTTTCTTCGCTGCATTTATCTCAGGGGTTTTAGCATGTACGTGGATGATTTCTTTGGTGAAAAGAAGTCAGTTAAAGTATTTTGCATATTACTGCTTCGTTGTAGGTCTTATTGCCATCGGTATTAACTTGATCTAA
- the truB gene encoding tRNA pseudouridine(55) synthase TruB: MSRIYDFKAGEVLLVDKPLTWTSFDVVNKLRYQLKHKTGIKRFKVGHAGTLDPLASGLLIVCCGKATKTIDSYMGMPKEYTGTIVLGATRPSYDMETEIDQTFDISHITESAVHEAVQSFLGTIEQIPPLFSAKKIDGKKAYEFARKGIDLDLKPNVITIHEYEITRLELPEIDFRVKCSKGTYIRSLAHDLGQKLNVGGYLKSLRRTAIGDHKVADASSIEEWIETIKNNPSPEE, translated from the coding sequence ATGTCTCGGATATACGATTTCAAAGCCGGAGAAGTCCTTTTGGTGGATAAACCTCTCACCTGGACTTCATTTGATGTGGTTAACAAACTAAGATATCAACTCAAACATAAAACCGGAATAAAAAGATTTAAGGTTGGCCATGCGGGAACTTTAGATCCTCTTGCTTCAGGTTTATTGATTGTTTGTTGCGGAAAAGCAACAAAAACAATTGATTCTTATATGGGCATGCCCAAAGAATATACCGGAACAATCGTTTTAGGCGCCACACGTCCTTCGTATGATATGGAAACGGAAATTGATCAAACGTTTGATATTTCTCACATCACCGAATCAGCTGTTCACGAAGCGGTACAGTCGTTTCTTGGGACCATAGAGCAAATCCCACCACTTTTTTCGGCAAAAAAGATCGATGGGAAAAAAGCATATGAATTTGCCAGAAAAGGTATTGACTTAGATCTAAAACCAAACGTGATCACCATACATGAATATGAGATCACACGGTTAGAATTACCTGAAATTGACTTTAGAGTTAAATGCTCTAAAGGAACCTATATCAGATCATTAGCACACGATTTAGGACAAAAACTAAATGTAGGAGGCTATCTTAAATCTTTAAGGCGAACAGCTATTGGAGACCATAAAGTTGCGGATGCATCATCTATAGAAGAATGGATTGAAACAATTAAAAACAATCCATCTCCTGAGGAGTAA